A window of Schistocerca cancellata isolate TAMUIC-IGC-003103 chromosome 1, iqSchCanc2.1, whole genome shotgun sequence genomic DNA:
atggcccaaatggctctgagcactatgggacttaacatctgaggtcatcagtcccctagaacatagaactacttaaacctaactaaactacggacaccacacacttccatgccagaggctggattcgaacctgtgaccgtagtgatcactcggttccagactgaagtgcctagaagcgctcggccacagcggccggctgttattaATCACTGGAGATGGAAAGGAGCGGTGGGATGAAATGCATCTAAACGAAAAGACTAGCGAATCATACATATCCCATGATATGGATTTTTATTAAATGGAGGTATTATCTCCTTAATGTTTAGGAATCATTTAACAAGCAAGATTCACCTTAACATTACGGTTTATGAAGGCACTTGTCCTGCTAATCAATTCCATAGACAGTATTCTGTCATCAAAGCATCGTTCCGTCGCAGTGATCGGACATGGTTCCTCTTgtgaacacattaaaaaaagtcaAGCGCTCTCTACAGCAATGGGGAAAACATTAGAGGATAAGTTCGTTAATAATTCCTAAGAATCCGTGCGGTTTTGGCGAAAAGTGGCTTTTCATTCTGCTCAAGAGAATCTCTAGAGCCAAAGACCTAATCGTAACGGGCGATGCTAATGTAAAACGAAATCACTCTTCTAAAACTAAGTTGAAAACCGATAAAAAATGTGCACGGAACTTCCTTGGTAACTGAATGTAATTAATGCAGAGATTACTTACATCGCGAAGCGAAAACGACTTACCGGATTTCCAGCCAATAGGTTTTACCCTAAATGCACTGGAAAGCAAGACATGTTACTCACAACAGCGTCAGACACCGACTCACCGTTAACAACCACTTTCTAAAACACTCCGGCCACTGTGCTCTGGCGCAACCTCCCAGAGTGGACGTGGTCGCAACCCAATCGTCACAAGAAACGACGACGTGTTGCCAAATGCTTTGGCAAATCGGGTGGAAGGTAAAAATATCACAGCCCGTTATTCAGCCTTCCACCAGCTTACCGGACAAAATTTCGAACAAGAGTTCACGCCTTGGTCTGAGTGATCAGTCGTAAAACGTACTTTTGGAAAGAGCGGACGTTAGTACACTTCTGCAACGAAAACCAAGGAAGCTATACTGATTCTGCAATCGCACATGCACCTAATTTAGCCACTCATTCGGCCGTCACAGAACCAAGCATGATTAGGTTATGAGTAAAGAGTAACATACAATGTTGGTACGAGGTATCAGGAAATAAAATCAGTAAATTTGCTTCCTCTCGAAATAGTTCTCCCAGGCATGGTTACATGGCAAGTAAGTAGCAGAAAACCAATCTCAACGACTAGGTGAACCGAAGACAATAATTAAAGATATTGCTTTCAGGAAAACTGCCTGAAAGGAGACCTTTATATTTCAGTGGACAGTTAATATGAACATTTAGTTCCCTATGAAGGAGAAGGTGTATGGTAAATTTCATTTTCTGAACGTGCTGGCCTTCAAGGAACAAAATGACTGGTTGCCCTACATGACgccacatgacattctgaaagccgACACACATGGACCGCTACCTACACTCAGGATTCAAATCACTATCGGCGGCAAGAGttatacgtaaaaaaaaaaaaaaactatagaacGAGCAATAAGGCTCATAAGGAACTGCTCGATGTAGAATAGTACGCCAAAAACGGATTCTCGTCTGCTGAAGAAAAGGGCGTTAAGACCGCTACGTAGATATGATAGTGATGTACAGACGGCTGTGAAATCCAAAGTTTTCTTGCCATTCAACAAAGACGTCTCTGACTGCATAGTGAAGAACTTGAAGAAACGGAATATTGGCGAAGTTTACAAACTCCTGCTGAAAGGAACACCTTAGATCGCTCAGAGATACTCACCTTGAAAAAACAGAAGTTTACAAGCTACTGTGTATTTCCGGAAAAGTGTACATTGGTGCTACAGGAGTAATGGCTGAAAAATGAATTAAAGAAGAGGAATGTTCACTTCTGCCTTCTCGGTTGCAAGTCAAGTGTCTTAGCCACTGCGCTACCTTCCTCGTTAATTTGCATCTTTTACAAACGGAGGTTTAAATTAACAATGACTATTTGTTGAATATTTTCTCGAGAACAAGAGCGCAGCTGTTTCCGTAAGTACTCAAAGCTGTAGACACTATAAGACTAAAAGCCGTTCTGTCAGTTCTCTTTATTTTCGAAAAGATTTTTAGGGTTTGCACTTCATTTTCTTGTTCCTTTTGTAGGACACCCGACTGCGAAACCCCCCGACCGTAAAATAGTCGAAAAGCAATGTACTCTACTTTCAAACAATAACTGCTTTGTGCCGCCCCCTTAGCTAAGTGGACATCGCGGCTGGCTGCCTTGCACAGGGCCTGGGTTAGATTTCCGGcgaggtcggggattttctgcgcccgcgtactgggtgttgtgctgtcctcatcaccatGTCTTCTCAAGAACTATCGAAAACAGTTGTAGGAGGTATACAGTTCCTTTTAGAGAACGTACTTGCTTCGATATCTCTGTTGATACCAGAGCTTAAgacattaacaaaacaaaaaatacgtgcCCCTGGACGCTCTCACATTTCTCCAAAAACCGCATTTCGATATGTCTAGCCGTACACGAAATACAAGGGATGACACGTCAAACGTGACTCCCATATATGTCAAACAAATGTTGCTTAGCTACAAGGAGGACATTATCCAGCATGACTGCTTGCTTTTAATTTTGCTCATTACGAAGCAATGAACAGCAGTACAGTTTTTTAAGTAGCACCCTACGTTTTCTAGTCGGTAAGCACTCTCTCTCTTCAAGATCTGTTCACAAACTTATCACTGTGTactattcacaaaaaaatttatttttaaaacacaaAATTGACTCTGATTCTCCTGTACTAATACACCGTGCAGGATGCCGGGTAGAGTTGAATGAATGACCGATGTGCATTTTCCTTTTCTCTCATTTTTTATGGGAACGGCCTTGCCACAGCAGATacgccggctcccgtcagatcaccgaagttaagcactgtcgggagtGGcctgcacctggatgggtgaccatccgagcggATATGCACTGTTTCCATTTCTCTGGGTGCAcatagcctcgtgatgccaattgaggagctactcgaccgaatagtagcggctccagtcaaggaaaaccgtcataacgaccgggagaacggtgtgttgaccacacgcccctcctaatcgaatcctcatctgaggatgacactggggtcggatgatcccgatgggccacttgcggcctgaagatggagtgcatcTCCATTTTTGCACTGCCAGGCCCAGCAAGTGGATAAGTTATGTTAGTTTGGGGAAATCAAAACCAATTTTGTCTTACGTTTCTAATAATGTAATATTTAAGTGCAGAAAAGGCAAAAATACCATACTTCATAATTATCTGGGGGCGGCCGTGGTGAGACCTCACGTAGGCCAGGCGTTGGCTCTGCCCACAAAAGCATGAAGCAGGACACAGCCGCACTTCTACGAAAACTGCTCACGGACGAACAGGTGTGGAGGAGAGAAAGACAATTGCCGAATAAAATATTAGctgttattttaaaaatttgtactgGGTACCTTCGGGAaaaaaagttacaagaaaggcaatcaTTCTGATTAATTTCCCTCTAGTAACTAAAGAAAGtttgtttgatacttttttttttttttttttttcttctgggaaTAACACTGGAACGGTGAAGGTAAATGGTACATCCTGTATATTGGCTGACCGTAGGATACAAAGAGTACATCCTGCCAGTTCTACAAAAGCTATCAATGCTTTCTAGCTATCCCTGTTTTGTACAACATTACTAACGCTTATTCTCCTGGTCGACAATTACTAAACGGTGAACTCGTTTGTCGTTCATGGCCCCGCTCCACACTGCTGCCAACTGACCAGGAGTACCACGTCAGACACAAGAAGTACTCAgtcttttattgttttttgtaccGTCCTCTCTCTCGTGTTCGTGGACTGCACAGTATCACGCCTTGCCACGTGTCCACAGCTAACCTGAGCACACTATGTGTCGGCTGCGCCATGGGTTGGACTGCGCCCGTGCTGCCGGTACTGCAGAGGCTGTCGGAGCAGCCGGAGGGAGGTTTCTACGAGGGAGACCCCCTCTCCACGGAGGAGGGCGCCTGGATAGGGGCgctgctgccgctgggcgcgcTCGTCGGCTCGGTGCCCGCCGGCTTCCTCACGCACCGCTACGGCCGCAAGCTGCCGCTGGTCGCTTTCGGGGCGCTGCTCTTCATCAGCTGGATCCTCCTGCTCTTCCACGAATGGGTGAGTCTCCTAGCTGCCGACACCGCACAACAACGCCTCCATCGCGAATCCACAGCTACCCTGAACAAGCTACCATCATTCTTGGTCAGTACTCACTGTTGGCCCAATGATTTCTTCCGCCCCATACCGTGACTTGATTTGGGCCGAGACATAATCACCATCAgccattctacatctgcatccacagctATCCTCCGCAAGCCAGATTACGGTGTATAGAGCAGAGTACTAACAGTTACACTGAGTCTCGTGGTTGAACAGGACAAGCTGAGTTCCACGTGATCGTTGTTCACGGAACACGGAGATTTCGGTATCCAGAAAGATCAGATACGCGAGCAATAACCATGTACAAAATCCTACAAAAAACCAAAGTCAGAGATAAAGAGCTATACTTGCTCGGATGTTGACTGCTACGCTTCACTCACTATTCCAAATAGTAGCAGAATTTTCTAAGGTATTAACATTGCGAGATTTATCGAGCCGGATGGGTTGCAGTATGGTGCCTGACTGGCAAACCAGGATCCTAGACGAACATCGTTGTTACCATCACGTAAGACAGTATGTCCCCAACACCCTCATtgcgggccggccgcagtggccgtgcggtgaaaggcgctgcagtctggaaccgcaagaccgctacggtcgcaggttcgaatcctgcctcgggcatggatgtttgtgatgtccttaggttagttaggtttaactagttctaagttctaggggactaatgacctcagcagttgagtcccatagtgctcagagccatttcaccctcATTGCGGAAACGTCTCTGAGAATGTTCAAACAAAGACCCTGATGCATGTTCACGTTAACCTGAGTGACGAGCCCAAGTCATGATAGGAAGAGGAGCGCAAAACTTCAGAGAAGCACCAGTGCCAGATCTATACATAGCTGATTAAACGCTTCGCGGTGGCGTCGGTGAACCCGGAACCTTGCACCATTTGAAAAGAGGCACAATCGGCGAGTGGTGGGAAAACATGCGCCAAATCAGGTATTATCCAGTTCCCGTGTTGTTGgacccactgaagacgtgcagcttgtATGTGCCGCTTGCAGCAATAGCCTTCGCAAAGAGGAAGACTTCTTGTAGCTTACACCCAATGCGAGTGATGACGCGGCAAGCATTGTCTATGGACACAGAGTGCGGTGCCTCAGTACGCACCATGTCCGTGATGTCATCACGACATACTCCAGCCAATCAGATGGCATCCTTTGGGCATAGAAGGGGAGGCTAACAAGTGTCACAACAAACAGACATGGGCCTGTTGACAATTATGGGGGTACTCATCGAAAGCTTGACATTTTATCGAATTTGACACGACAAGCTTAGTGAGAAATCACCAACTGTGACATAGTCGCGTGTAGAAACAGTGATccagtactgtcaaatgttttctattccagtctttcatcacaatatcaattctttagacgatgaccggtttcagtccgtaatgaaacTCCTCAGatattttttacaccatgtcctaaactgattaggccataatggcatcgtcaaaacatataaatataatcagtacGGCATCgttacatagatctaaaataaggaagtagaataggccgcatcatccacacagtcattattgcaactggttaCTCAATAATAATGACTGTGTGAACGATGTGgcgtattctacaccttatttggatctatgtgacgatgccgcgctgattatatttatatgttttgacgacgccattatggccttatcactttaggacatggtgtaaaaaagatttgaggatggtcattacggacttaAACCggccatcgtctaaagaattgatattgtgatcaaagactggaataaaaatcatTAGTGAGAAATTTTTATACAAGATCCCCATCAGGAAAGTATTCGCAGTCATAGGTAGTTCCTTTCCCTCATTATGCTACGCCTCCATGTCTACCCAATTACCGCACTGATTCCTAAAATCGAACGACATATGCAGACCACTTGATTGTTATGACTTAGATCACCAGTGGATGGTCACACTGCCTGGTCCAGTTCTGCACTACCTTCACCGCTCCAAGGTTATCAGTGTGCTATTTTTATGGGTAACAAATACTTTGAGCATAATATCGGTACGAGTTGGCTTGCGACACACTCTGTGCTCTGGTGTTCCATCTGCTTTCATTTCTACCAAATCGTTCAGGAAGGTAATGTGTCACTTTTCTCCACCTCCATTGTCAactatcattttctaaatgtttttggGTCATGTCCTGTGGAAGGAGAGAAATGTTCCCGGCAACTGACAGCCGCGTTCTTGTTGCAGGTGAGCCTCCTGATGGTGGGTCGCTTCATTAGCGGCCTGGCGTCCGCTGGAGTGACGGCCATCGCGCCGCTGTACGCCGAGGAGGTGGCGGCTCCGGGCATCCGCGGGGCCCTGGGCACGCTGCTGGACCTCATGCTGGCCGCCGGCCTGCTCGTGGTGTACGGGCTGGGCATCGTGGTGCCGGTGCGCTGGCTCACCGCCAGCATGGCCGTGCTGCCGCTCTGCTTCTGCGTCACCTTCCTCATGATGCCCGAGTCGCCCGAGTACCTGCGCGGCCGCGGGCAGTTGAAGCGCGCCAGGCTGGCCGAGCTGTGGCTCCAGCTGGAGCTGGCGCCCACCGAGCTGGTGTTGCTCAagcagaaggagaaggagaaggagaagctgGCCCAGCCACTGTGCGCTGACCAGCTGCCGGGCGAGAAAGACGTGGAGGGCGCCGTTCGCACCGAGACGCCCACTCTCAGGGCGTGCATCATAGTCTTCACGCTGATGGCCTTCCAGCAGCTCAGTGGCGTCGACGCCATCCTGTTCTACACCATCGACATATTCCAGGTTGGTACAACTGCAACAAAAAGAGCAAGAACAGTAATGAACAAGCCAAATCAAAGCAAAAAAATTCTTCGAGACACACATGCCATAAAGttcaaattaccactttgaataaaataaaattacataattgGTTAAACTTACGTGGTACAGACCGATATCTCCGTGACATGGTACTTAAGCACGCAGCCAGAGAAACGAAAAAATGGCGCAAACCACTGACAAAATTAATATCTTCTAGTGGCATGCTACGATACTGTGGTGTAGGAATTAACTCCTACCGACTGTAGACATGTGCCTGAAAAGAAACCAATCGTATATTACTCAACTTAATTTTGTCGAGTTggaactaaaactttataaataattCTCTTCGTAATTCTATTTGGTTTCCATACATTCAAGGCCAAACAATTATGAAAACTCCTCTGAAGGCCAAACCACTGACGAAAATTGTTCTGGAAAGTAAGGAAATCTGTTAAACGTGAAGTAGTGCTGTCCACCAAAATATTTCCAGGTTTAAATGCTCAGGCGCTAATAGGTGTCCTAGTCTTCagtaaatgcactactggccattaaaattgctaaaccaagaagaaatgcagatgataaacagatattcattggacaaatatgttatagtagaactgacatgagattacattttcattcattttgggtgcgtacatcctgagaaatcagtacccagaacaaccacctctggccgtagtaacagccttgatacgcctggacatttagtcaagcagagcttggatggtgtctacagctgcccatgcatcttcaacacgataccacagttcaccaagagtagtgactggcgtattgtgatgagccagttgctcggtcaccattgaccagacgttttcaactggtaagagatctggagaatgtgctggccagggcagcagtcgaacattttctgtatccagaaaggcccgttcaggaccttcaacatgcggtcgtgcgttatactgctgaaatgtagggtttcgcagggatcgaatgaaggatagagccacgggtcgtaacacatctgaaatgtaacgtccactgttcaaagttccgtcaatgcgagcaagaggtgaccgagacgtgtaaccaatggcacccccataccatcacgccagatgataggCTAGTATGGCTATGACgagtacgcgcttccaatgtgcgttcaccacgatgtcgccatcatgatgctgcaaagagaacctggattcatccgaaaaaatgacgttttgccattcgtgcacccaggttcgtcggtgagtacaccatcgcaggcgctcctgtcggtgatgcagcgtcaagggtaaccgcaggcatggtctcggagctgatagtcgaTCTAATGGAATTTCGTGTAGTTTATAATAATACTGAGAAAAACTGAAAGGGATTCGAGAATTATATAAAAGTTAGGGGTAAAGTCTCAGGGGGATTGCATTCTTTGCAATGTCAGGTGGCTGTCGATTACTAGGTATCCGAGATTTAAGCTATAACCTTTACTTCCAGTTTGTTATCTAGAGACGATAATAGGTGAAATGACTTGTATTATTAGCAATGCCTCGTGA
This region includes:
- the LOC126186766 gene encoding facilitated trehalose transporter Tret1-like → MPVRERIHWQQVLAATIANLSTLCVGCAMGWTAPVLPVLQRLSEQPEGGFYEGDPLSTEEGAWIGALLPLGALVGSVPAGFLTHRYGRKLPLVAFGALLFISWILLLFHEWVSLLMVGRFISGLASAGVTAIAPLYAEEVAAPGIRGALGTLLDLMLAAGLLVVYGLGIVVPVRWLTASMAVLPLCFCVTFLMMPESPEYLRGRGQLKRARLAELWLQLELAPTELVLLKQKEKEKEKLAQPLCADQLPGEKDVEGAVRTETPTLRACIIVFTLMAFQQLSGVDAILFYTIDIFQEAGTSISPQLSTVITGAIQFVATAFSSVLVENAGRRPLLIASGLLMTFSHAAFALHQGSPWLHAEAGWIPLVAINLFLIGFAIGLGPLAWLLIAELLPPADKRWAVGVATSVNWLTCAVMTGFFEEFVNHFSTTVAYSVLAFVCLAYTIFVVLLVPETSGLTGDEIQNMMLEKGPMVVCATADDETRADDVADGDAVI